A section of the Candidatus Poribacteria bacterium genome encodes:
- the fmt gene encoding methionyl-tRNA formyltransferase: MRILFMGTSEFALPALRELITHKFEIIGVVTQPDRPSGRGKRLNPPPVKIVATEHSLPVYQPEKVRKPDFMSGLERLAPDVIVVAAFGQLLPQTVLDIPPCGTINLHPSLLPKYRGAAPIQWALINGETEIGVTLMLLDAGEDTGDIISTSCIRIRNEDNAFTLTEQLAQLGANQLVRLLSEMPEGAPPPATPQNNAEATHAPRLTKEIGHIDWNQPATTIHNLVRGTAIWPGAYTFFRNNLRLKIVDCLPLSQTLDAPSGVLEIVEKRKLLVATADGMLQLLKIQPATKKVMEASDFINGYQLQTGEQLLAATSL; encoded by the coding sequence ATGCGTATTCTTTTTATGGGGACCAGTGAGTTTGCTCTGCCAGCACTCAGAGAACTGATCACCCACAAGTTTGAAATCATTGGTGTTGTCACACAACCCGACCGGCCAAGTGGACGCGGAAAACGCCTCAACCCACCGCCTGTTAAAATCGTCGCAACAGAGCACAGTCTACCGGTTTACCAACCTGAGAAGGTGAGAAAACCGGATTTCATGTCTGGCCTTGAACGTCTCGCACCAGACGTGATTGTCGTCGCCGCATTCGGTCAACTACTACCACAGACCGTTTTGGATATTCCACCCTGTGGGACGATCAATTTGCACCCATCACTGCTCCCGAAGTACAGAGGTGCAGCACCTATTCAATGGGCATTAATTAACGGTGAAACCGAGATAGGCGTGACGCTTATGTTATTGGATGCCGGTGAGGATACAGGCGATATTATTTCTACAAGTTGTATCCGCATCCGAAATGAAGATAATGCTTTTACATTAACAGAACAGTTAGCGCAGCTTGGGGCAAATCAACTTGTCCGACTCTTATCCGAGATGCCAGAAGGCGCACCGCCCCCGGCAACGCCTCAGAACAACGCCGAGGCGACGCACGCACCACGCCTGACAAAGGAGATCGGACACATTGACTGGAATCAACCCGCGACAACGATTCACAATCTCGTCAGAGGCACCGCGATCTGGCCCGGCGCGTATACCTTTTTTCGGAACAATCTCCGATTGAAGATTGTCGATTGTCTGCCGCTTTCGCAGACGCTCGACGCGCCTTCAGGGGTGCTTGAAATAGTTGAAAAACGAAAACTGCTTGTTGCAACAGCAGACGGGATGCTCCAATTACTGAAAATTCAGCCCGCAACCAAGAAAGTTATGGAAGCGTCCGATTTTATCAACGGTTACCAATTACAAACAGGCGAACAACTTTTGGCTGCAACATCATTATGA